The stretch of DNA gatagatagatagatagatagatataaaactcaacgtgtgtgtgtgtgtatgtatgttccacaaaaacttccaaacggctaaagatattaaaatgaaacttggcacacatgttggtGATATTTggtgatatttcgataatacttggtcacatgttacttatatatccacttaaaatataggatagttaatttaacccttaaccccttaaggacccagcccaaatataccttaaggacccggccattttttgaacatctgaccactgtcactttaaacattaataactctgggatgcttttacctttcattctgattccgagattattttttcgtgacatattctactttatgttagtggtaaaattttgtcgatacttgcatcatttcttggtgaaaaattccaaaatttgatgaaaaaaatggaaaattttgcatttttttaactttgaagctcactgcttgtaaggaaaatggatattccaaataaattatacattgattcacatatacaatattttgcatcataaaattgacgtgtttttacttttggaagacatcagagggcttcaaagttcagcagcaattttccaatttttcacaaaattttcaaaatcggaatttttcagggaccagttcagttttgaagtggatttgaagggccttcatattagaaataccccacaaatgactccattataaaaactgcacccctcaaagtattcaaaatgacattcagtaagtgtgttaaccctttaggtgtttcacaggaatagcagcaaagtgaaggagaaaattcaaaatcttcatttttttacactcgcatgttcttgtagacccagtttttgaatttttacaaggggtaatagatgaaaaatccccccaaaatttgtaacccaatttctctcgagtaaggaaatacctcatatgtgtatgtcaagtgttcggcgggtgcactagagggctcagaagggaaggagcgacaataggattttggagagggaattttgctgaaatggtttttggggggcatgtcacatttaggaagcccctatggtgccagaacagcagaaaaccccaacatggcataccattttggaaactagacccctcaaggcacgtaacaaggggtccagtgagccttagcaccccacaggtgtttgacgacttttcgttaaagtcggatgtgtaaatgaaaaaaaaagatttttcactaaagtgcagtttttcccccaaatttaccatttttacaaagggtaatgggagaaaatgccccccaaatttgtaaccccatctcttctgagtatggaaataccccatgttaggatgtaaaatgctttgcgggcaaactacaatgctcagaagagaaggagtcacatttggctttttgaaagcaacttttgctgaaatggatttttgggggcatgtcgcatttaggaagcccctgtggtgccagaacagcaaaaaatacccacatggcatactattttggaaactacacccctcaaggaacgtaacaaggggtccgctgagccttaacaccccacaggtgtttgaccacttttcgttaaagttggatgtgtaattaaaaaaaaattttttttttactaaaatgcagtttttccccaaaattttacatttttacaaggggtaataggagaaaatgacgcccaaaatgtgtaaccccatttcttctgagtatggaaataccccatgttaggacgtaaaatgctctgctggcgaactacaatgctcagaagaggaggagcgccattgagcttttggaaagagaattagtttggaatggtagtcaggggccatgtgcgtttacaaagccccccgtggtgccagaacagtggaaccccacacatgtgaccccattttggaaactacacccctcacagaatttaataaggggtgcagtgagtatttacaccccacagaactttggaacagtgggctgtgcaaatgaaaaagtttatttttcatttttacggaccactgttccaaaaatctgtcagacatctgtggggcgtaaattctcaatgtaccccttattacattacgtgaggggtgtagtttccaaaatggggtcacatgtgtcgggggtccattgttctggcactatgggggctttgtaaacacatgtggccttcaattccggacaaattttctctacaaaatcccaatggcgctccttctcttctgagcattgtagttcgcccgcagagcactttaaattcacatatggggtatgttcttactcagaagagatgggtttacaaatttgggggggcttttttcctatttcccgatgtgaaaatgaaaaatttagggtaacaccagcattttagtgaaaaaatataatttttttcattttcccatccaactttaatgaaaattcgtcaaacacctgtggggtgttcaggctcactataccccttgtcacgttcggtgaggggtgtagtttccaaaatggggtcacatgtgggtatttatatttttttgcgtttgtcagaaccgctgtaaaatcagccacccctgtgcaaatcaccaatttaggcctcaaatgtacatggtgcactctcactcctgagccttgttgtgtgcccgcagagcattttacgcccacatctggggtatttctgtacttaggagaaattgcgttacaaattttgggggtcttttttttccttttaccgcttgtggaaataaaaagtatggggcaacaccagcatgttagtgtaaaaaaataaaaaaaatttacactaacaggctggtgtagcccccaacttttccttttcacaagcggtaaaaggaaaaaaagccccccaaaatttgtagtgtaatttctcccgagtacggagataccccatatgtggccctaaacagtttccttgaaatacgacagggctccgaagtaagagagcaccatgcgcatttgaggactaaattagggagtgcataggggtggacataggggtattctacgccagtgattcccaaacagggtgcctccagctgttgctaaactcccagcatgcctggacagtcagtggctgtccagaaatgctgggagttgttgttttgcaacagctggaggctccattttggaaaccctgccgttcaagacgttttaaattgtttattggggggggggggcagtgtaaggggtgtatatgtagtgttttaccctttattaggtgttagtgtagtgtagtgtttttagggtacattcacactggcgggttacggtgaatttcccactaggagtttgcactgcggcaaagaatttgccgcagcccaaacttgaagcaggaaatttactgtaaacccgcctatgtgaatgtaccctgtacgttcacatgggggggcaaacctccagctgtttcaaaactacaactcccagaatgtactgacagaccgtgcatgctgggagttgtagttttgcaacagctggaggcacactggttggaaaaccttcagttaggttctgttacctaactcaatattttccaaccagtgtgcctccagctgttgcaaaactacaactcccagcatgtactaatcaccgaagggcatgctgggagatgaagtttgcaatagctggaggtacccaactacaactcccagcatgccgagacagctgtttgctttctgggcatgctgggaattgcagttttgcaacatctggagagctacagtttttagaccactgcacagtgatctccaaactgtggacctccagatgttgcaaaactacaactcccagcatgtccagacaacaaacagctatgtgggcatgctaggagttgtagttttgcaacatctggagggatatagtttagagaccactgtatagtggtctcaaactgcagccctccagctgttgcaaaactacatattccagcatgcccaaacagctgtctgggcatgctgggagttgtagttttgcaacatctggagggctacagttagagaccacggtctcagactgtagccctccagatctacttaccggcttccgtaggatcccggcagccgtcctcttcagacgcacgtgacgccgcccgccgatcaacgtcgccgcagcctccggacgggtaagtggacgtcggcgcccggtccccttcggttccccgttctgccccgcctattgtgggagggcaggacggggaaaacgaaagttaacccccccgcccccggtctgctattggtcgtcgcctctgacgatcaatagcagaccaatagcagagataggaggggtggcacctttgccacctcactcctatgcctacagggggatcgtgggtgtcttagacaaccgcgatcccccttctattccgggtcaccgggtcacaatagacccgtatgacccggaatcggcgcaaatcgcaagtgtgaattcacttgcgatttgcgccgatcgccgacgggggggggggggggggtctgatgacccccctgggcatttgcacggggtgcctgctgattgatatcagcagtcaccccggcccggtccccgcccggcgcacggcggggaccgaaattcccacggacgtatggatacgccctgggtccttaagtaccaggacgtcaaggcgtatccatacgccctaggtacTTAAGtggttaactacccccatttgtgagtgtcagggtttttgattaaagtcccatgcaaatcaatgggaaatgtatgtttccacataacttctgtacggctggagatatttcaatacctggtacatatattacgggtcgggataggaggtcgggatatgaagtcaaaagcttcctccttttgcttattttcctccccaacaaggattaggaaggaacaaccgggcaatgccgggtattaagctagtatgtatatatatgtatagatgaatgaaacatacacagcccccccaaaaaaatgactgTCATACTCTCCAGCACATGGCTCTTCAACTATTGTAAATGCTAGCATGTCACTGTCAGGAGTGACAGCTGGAAACTGCGGTGGACAAGTTTTGATTAATGTCTACAAGTAATATTTCCAAATCACATTCATATGTTGCAGTGCTTTACCCTTGAAATAAAGCACCAATTCCCACTGTTTCTTTGTCCACACAATTGCCAAATAATTTGATGATAGTTTTTAAGTAAAAGATTTTGAATACAGTATATCACGTCTTACAACTTTCTTACCAGGCAGtactatatatgttttatttttgatGACCTGTTTTCTTGTCTTCCAGCTGTGTTTGCTGATAGCCTTTTTATGTGTGAGGTTCTCCGACTGGACAGACTACAGTGCTTACCGCTATTTTGAAGTTGTTACAATTTGCTTCATGATACTAATAATTATCCTTTATGTGGTGAACCTATTCCGGATTTACAGAATGCTTACTTGTGTATCATGGCCTCTTGCGGTAAGTACATCTGTAATACACTTGTATGGCACAAAAGTAAGCCATTTATATTTCATGATTAAAACTGCATCGCAAATGTCTTCCTGCCCCTAGTATTAAATTATTCACAATAATTAGCAAATGAGATTGTCAGTGATGAACTGAAATGAATTTCAAACAATGACTGAGGTGTTGTACATCATATAGCATAACACTGAACCTCAAGGATCTGTAATAGTGTATATAATAACCTCAATTCATTTGCTTTTATTATAGGAATTGTTGCACTATTCCATATGTACCTTCCTGCTCCTCATTGCCTCAATTGTGGCTGCTGTGAAAAGTTATGGCATGGGTGGATTAGTAGCTGGCTCGGTAAGATAATACATTGAGTTATCAGTTTTAGCTCAGTATTTATCTGTAGTTGTACAAAATTAGGAGTAAAAAAGCATAAACCAGTCCACCGCATAAACAGGACTATCTGTGAAGGGTGAGATGTATCGGTTGTACCAAAAGGGCTAATATTGGCAAGTCCAAGGGTCTGAATGACTTTAACAAGGGTCAAACTGTGATGACAGTGCATCTCCAAAATGGCAGGCCATATGAGCGGTTACCAGTATACAGTGGTTAatggaaaacggtcatcctgtccacccacactaaacccaacacactgggacacagtgtggatgaacaggagaccgatgaggggtcagTGAGTTAAATACATACCTGTAGTCTGGAGCTGTGTCTCTCTGAACATCCTCTTCTATCCCCGCTGAATTGCGCACAGGAGGCGGGCCTAccgggtgaatttgaatatttattGACCCGGTGGGCCCGCCTCCTGTGCGCAATtcagcagggatagaagaggatctttGGAGAGATACAGCTCCGGACTACAGATACGTATTTAACTCATTGAccctcatcagtctcctgttcacccacacggtAACCCAGtacattgggtttagtgtgggtgaacaggatgaccattttcgttttaaaggggtactccgatggaaaacaatttattattataatttttttttttttttttttttatcaactggtgccagaaagttaaacagatttgtaaattacttctatttaaaaatcttaatccttccagtacttatcagctgctgtatgctccagaggaagttcttttctttttttgaatttcttttctgtctgaccacagtgctctctgttgacatctctgtccatggcaggaactgtccagagcaggataggtttgctatggggatttgctcctgtctgaaaagttcctggcatggaaagaggtgtcagcagagagcactgtggtcagacagaaaagaaattcaaaaagaaaagaacttcctctggagcatacagcagctgataagtactggaaggattaagatttttaaattgaaataatttacaaatatgaaaaAGCTGAGTTGGAGGTACTCAATCTGCTTGGTATGTATTATCCGAGATCTCTATCCTGGTGGTATCCTCAGACCACCTTGAAATTGAAAGAAAAAGTAGTGGATGAGATCTCAAGGACTGGGGAATAAAGGGTGTGAAGTAACTGGAATGGAAGAAGATGCAGGGAGttgaatagataaatagatacaatgTAATAGATGCGAATATAGATAGTTACTATGACTCAGAGAATGTGTGGTGCTtacaggacaactgcagcgcaatatacacttatcccctatctacaagataggggataagtgtttgatcgcggggggtacgaccgctgggacccccccacgatctccctaacggggcgccgccattagcgctcatagtgagcgctaaggcgcaaagcgtcgacctagaggtcgactgtgacgccccgtctctcccatagagatgtatggaggaggcgtgcctgccgtgaacgctgcctccccgtctctcccatagagatgtatggaggaggcgtgccggccgcaatgtcatgctgcggctggcatgccccctgcaagggacagccgcggccccgtacaggagatcacagggggtcccagcggtcgaaacccctgcgatcaaacacttatcccctatcctgtggatcggggataagtgttaatcacgctgcagatgtcctttaataaatGCAAGGCTGATGACAAGTATGGAAAATAGAGAGGTAGATGTATTGTGTAGATGCaaatgaatggtgactgttgtgtGTATGTCTACTATGTTGCAAAATGTATCAAGTGTTTCTGAAATAACTACTGCAATAGATGTATAAATTAAACCGATGCACTAAATGTCCAGGGTACAAcacatttattaataaaataaaaacaattgttTCATCAATCTAAACAGTTAGTAATGTGGAGTAAGTGTGCAGGGCCCTTCACTCCTCCCCACCTGTTATAATTAAAAGGTAAAAatcattcaaaaaagaaaaatatataaaaagatataaaatgaAACACACAGTATATGTGATAAGATGACAACACACTCTTAGTTCAAAAGTTCAGTGGTGGTTAGAGGCAAATCCACTTATGtgtacttgcaacctctggagacccccagtttGGTGCCCACCGTTGCGGAAAAACAGAGGTACCGCTCAGCCGTTTTTAAGTAAAGTACAGCGGTGGGGATATGTACCAAGTCACTAATCCGTAGGTTCAAAGCTATAGATGACAATGTCTCTAATGAAGGTGTAATTTGGTGGTTCCTGCATAAACAGCGCGGCAGCTGTGCGATTGTATGGAGCGCTGTAGGAACTACAGTTCAAATGAATTGGCGGCTCGGCGGCCATAAAGATAAAGTCTCCGGTACTATGTACTGCTTACCCGTCCTGTGGGTAGGTGGAGCGAGGCTCTGCAAGATGGGATCCCGATGTCCGTGGCGCTGGGATGTCCTGGCGGTGCGCTCTGTCTGCCGAATTGGTGTGCTGAATTGGTCGGTCTCTCTCTCTTTAGGGGTCTCGGTCCTTGTGGTAATGCTGGTAATGCTTGGTGCTACTTGGTGATAGCCGTGGCGCGCTCTGTGATAGC from Hyla sarda isolate aHylSar1 chromosome 5, aHylSar1.hap1, whole genome shotgun sequence encodes:
- the CMTM7 gene encoding CKLF-like MARVEL transmembrane domain-containing protein 7 isoform X4, coding for MLAERCDLLSKLCLLIAFLCVRFSDWTDYSAYRYFEVVTICFMILIIILYVVNLFRIYRMLTCVSWPLAELLHYSICTFLLLIASIVAAVKSYGMGGLVAGSIFGFIASFLCIVGMVLSYKVTFVTQSSGATL
- the CMTM7 gene encoding CKLF-like MARVEL transmembrane domain-containing protein 7 isoform X3 codes for the protein MGGKQCFLYFLYSLLRLCLLIAFLCVRFSDWTDYSAYRYFEVVTICFMILIIILYVVNLFRIYRMLTCVSWPLAELLHYSICTFLLLIASIVAAVKSYGMGGLVAGSIFGFIASFLCIVGMVLSYKVTFVTQSSGATL
- the CMTM7 gene encoding CKLF-like MARVEL transmembrane domain-containing protein 7 isoform X2 gives rise to the protein MDRQEPPPNSGQGLQPYPQLCLLIAFLCVRFSDWTDYSAYRYFEVVTICFMILIIILYVVNLFRIYRMLTCVSWPLAELLHYSICTFLLLIASIVAAVKSYGMGGLVAGSIFGFIASFLCIVGMVLSYKVTFVTQSSGATL